From the genome of Symphalangus syndactylus isolate Jambi chromosome 13, NHGRI_mSymSyn1-v2.1_pri, whole genome shotgun sequence:
CAGAGGTAAAACTGAGACAAACACACCAAGCCAAACGATATGGAAATCAACATTTTGAGGATGAAAGATGAAAAATGGCCAATATCATACCATCACATCGTGCAgggaaacaaagaaacattggcaCAAAAGCAACAAACaggcaaaagaaaatattggcaCCATCAGCAAAGGGCATTCCCACTAAAGCAGGAAAACTCTATAGACCAGCTATGCAGTCTTCTACTTGGGGTTCATTTAGAAAATGCTACAGTCTAGCTATCTATAAGCctgacacaaacacacatttcgTGAAGGGGTTAGGGCTGAAAACTCATGAACATTTGCAGGAAATGAGAATGACTGCCTTCTGCCTAAGGAACATACTGGTCTATAAAGTATTTAATAACATGCATTTGAAGTCCTGCCTTACCTGATCTGTTATGTTCCAGAAGTCGATTGTCTTTGCCCAGACACGTGTCACTCTGTGTACTATTGCAGGCCATATTTAATTCTGTCTTGCAAAAAGAAGGTGAGCTTGCCTGAGGAGCAGGAGGGAtgtgcttctttcttttccttggaaGTTTCTGCTTTGCCATTGCCAAGGAGTAGTACATTCCAAAATTGTTGACAATGACAGGCACTGGCATGGCTATTGtcagcactccagccagagcacaCAGGGCTCCCACCAGCATGCCTGACCATGTTTGGGGGTACATATCCCCATAACCCAGGGTAGTCATGGTCACTACAGCCCACCAGAACCCAATGGGAATGTTTTTGAACTGTGTGTGCTCACTAGCTGAAGGGTCGTTAGGTTGAGCTCCCACTCTCTCGGCATAGTAGATCATAGTAGCAAATATCAAAACTCCTAGAGCCAGGAAAATTATCAGCAGCAAAAATTCATTAGTACTAGCTCGAAGAGTATGTCCAAGCACCCTCAGACCTACAAAATGGCGGGTGAGCTTGAAAATTCTCAGGATCCTCACAAACCTTACAACCCTGAGGAAGCCAAGTACATCTTTAGCAGCTTTGGATGACAGCCCACTGAGTCCCACCTCTAAGTAGAAAGGTAGGATGGCCACAAAGTCAATGATATTCAAGAGATTTTTGATGAATTCAAGTTTATTGGGTGAAAAAACAATACGgactaaaaattcaaaagtaaaccacaccacacacactcctTCTACATACGTCAAGGCAGGATCCGTTTCAATTTCATACTGCAGAACAACACTTGTGCCATTGATGACTGGTTCTGTCTtgtttttaacaatattgaaaGCTTCATGTGTTTCCAGGCAAAAAGTTGTAATTGAAACCAGGATGAAGaataaagaagcaaaagcaatgaactgtagaagaaaaagaaataaaaaaaacccacagtgaTCTGAATCATAATATACGTTGATTCAAATCTAAAAGCAACAATCCctgtaaataaaaaagaataacagcATATTTAGAGGTTTCACTTGGATATGACCTAAGAAAAAGAAGATACATGTATGTAACATTAATTAGAGTACACAGGTAATGTATTTCaggttctgttttaagttttgctttatgttggaaaataatttattgagttttttatgtaagaaaatataACCTGTAAAGAGAACATGAAAATCACTGTAAAGgaattgcaaatgaaaacacaacaaaacaaaagagaaattttgaCGACCACTTACGATCCTAGAAATCTTTATGCATATGATCAAGTTTTAAACCTTTAAATATAAGGTGCATGACACACTGATAGAAATTTGGAAGCTACCCAAATTTAACTGTAGatttgtattaatatataaaatgttctgGATATCATATGGTATCAGcatgaaaaaaatctttgcaaTATGTGCTGCCGTGTAAATTACATCAACTTCAGGTGGAGACTTGTCCAAAAGTGCAAATTTAGggaagaagaataaataagactgaAAGGAGAAAAACCCAGTAAAGGagcaatttaaatgaaaatgtcttcCTCTCTTGAAAATGGATCTCAAAGTGTTAGAGTAACATACTATAAAGTTGAAAGAGTTTTCTTAAATTCAATTCATTTCTCCAGCCAATAATAtatgactacacacacacacctaccaatacagaataataaaaaagcaCTCATATAGTTCTTAGTAGTACCATATACTGTTGAAAGTAATTTACATCATTAATTCACATCAATCCTCATAACAGCACTACTCCTACTGCATTTTACAGTTCAGGGATATCAGGACAGAAAGTTTAAGCTACTTTTCCATGGTCATAAACTACAAAATGATAAGCCTGAGTCACTAACCTGACAAATTTAGCTCCAGATTCTGTTCCCCTCACTTACCAAACTCTCAAATGCAGAATACAAATGTGCTGAAAACCATTTATTTATGCTGGGATCACATACTTCTTAATATTAAAGATCTGAAAACTTGAAATCCAGCTGTTTGAATGAATGGCACTGTTATAGTCAGCAGTGCTAGAGATCACTAGTAATCTGAGATAACACTCAGGTTTAGCATGCTAAATGAACACCAATAGGTTCTTCCTTAAATGTCTAAACAAaagagtcattcaggagaaggAAGTTGTCAGTCAAGCAGAGGGAGGTTCTTACTTGAAAATAATAgagtaatgctaaatgacgagttaatgggtgcaggaaatcaacatggcacatggatacatatgtaacaaacctgcacattgtgcacatgtaccctaaaacctaaagtataataataataaaaaaataaaaaaataaacctatagctggaaacttcaaaaaaaaaaaaaaaaaaaaagaaaagaaaataatagagtgTATCCAAAATCCAAAGTTGCCCCTAATATCTAGTCCTCAAGCATGCCATTGGGAAGAGCTGAGACAGTTCAAGAAGAGATTGAAACCACCTCCCTTTTTACCTGGTTGAGTTTTAATCCACCAAAATGTAAGGGGTATACAGAAGGACTAAAATATCTTAGAACTGTAGCTATCTGCCTTAAAGAACCACCTCAAATTACGGAACTTCTTCTACAGTGTGCCAGTTAGTACATCAGCTGTATAGTATTCTAAGGCAGGTCATTTTCATGGCTTTGACTTGCTCTCTCATGCACATTTTCCAACTGCTGTAAGTTTTGGCAAGGTGGTCTGACCATTAGCTTTCCCAGACATTTTATGAGATAATAACATTCTTTTGTCATTCAGTTTTCCCTTTGTACAAGTAAATGTACTATTCTTTTTTAATCAATCATTTGTCATAACACTTGGTATCATTAAGATCCTATGTACACATTAAAAGATAACCTTTCGGAGGAAGAATCAGTTATCCTCTATTCATAAATTACTTCTTAATCTAATCCCAATTTCATCTATAGATTTAGGAGTCATGTTTATTTCTTATTCCACCTAAAATCTTTTGTCATTAGAGTCCTACCAATATGTACCTACTAACTCCCACCCCTCGACTACACTCTTCAACATCCCTACCTTAGACTAAAGCATTTCAGGCATTTACACACTCAGAAGAATCTTCCTAAAGCCTTTATAGCTCACGACCTCCTTAGTaatgagatgtgtgtgtgtgtgtgtgtgtgtgtgtgtatttgtgtgtattttgACAAAATTTTGGTTTCTATGCAAATACTTGTGCATAAATAAAACATGTGAACAGCCTATAAATATAAACAGTTCTAAGACACAAAACTTTGAAAACCGCTTGTTTATGTAAGTTGTTTGGCACTTGtatttatcaaatttttattGGCAATATTTAAAGAACCACATCatgattttgtatttgtattattctactttgctatttttataattctgtatATCTTTAGCTTTtaagtactttgtaaatttgccaGTGTAATACCAAAGTTGATtccattttcaaatattcttttattttcctattatagtaatattttactataatatatattacataatttacataattaattatttatattatacataacatatataaaatatatatagtaaaatttttactctaaaaagaaaataatatttgaaaaagaaaactttggcaTTCTGAGAAAAAGACAACATTCATCTCAAAGGCAGGTGATTATTTTGCTTTAAGAACAAccagagaggccaggtgcggtgactctcgcctgtaattccagcactttgggaggctgaggtgaacaggtcgcttgaggtcaggagttcaagaccatcctggccaacatggtgaaaccccgtctctactaaaaatacaaaaattagctgggcatggtggcgcatgcctgtaatcccagctactttcccaagtactgaggcaggagaatcacttgaacccgggaggcaaaggttgcagtgagccaagattgtgccactacactcaagcctgggcagcagagacagactctgtctccaatttaaaaaaaaaaaaaacacagccagAGAGGCAGTGCTTTTATTTGTGAAAGCTAAAAAACGCTAGTTATAATCTGGATTCTAATCTTAGGATAATAATCTTAGGATTCTAAGACAGAACAAAAGTATGCTTGACAATAACATAATAGAAATTTGGAAAGTGAGGTTGAATTCTGAAGAGGGGAAAAGGAAAAGTTATctaaggagagggaggaagagctgAAAGTGTGATGTTCAGCAAATGAGAAATTCCTTCACAGGTCCAGTAGCAGAACTTGAGAATAACAATGgagaatattaaattttaagatGATGCTTCTTCTGTTTTGCTTTCAGCAAAaggctattttataaaatgagcTTGATGTTGATTCTGCTTCAAGGAATGAAGGTATTGGGCCAGCAGAGGACAAAAAGAGGGGAGAAGTTAACCATGGGAGGCGGAATACATTATAGGTATAAGAAACACAGAAGAgtcataaaaataagaatgacagGTAATAAGGGGAAATGTAGCCCCCATGAAAATTCTTGGAGATACTGGGAAGGTACAGAGTTTCCCATGGAAGGAAGAGGAACTCAGTTTGTTAGCAATTTACTTCAAGTATCAAATGAATGGGTGACCCAGTGGCTTTGAGGACTCGGAATTATCCAGAGGCAAACACTTGGGTTGCGTTAGCAAAGACTTGGTGCACTTTATCTGAACTTAATTCTAAGCTCTTTGGATataaagaatgttttcttttgtttctggctCACTGAGTAGAGTTTAAATGGGTAAATATGAGGTTAGACTGAATAAcattcagaaaaagaaagtaaaaaggaaagaaatggaggggaagagattttatttatttgtcttttttccttcacTGAACTGAGAAATCTTTAAGGACTGGACTGGCATCACATTCACCTTTTGTATTTCTTGCTCCTTGTACCATTGTTAGTACTGAGTATGGCAGGATAGAGAAAAGGGTAGAAGaattaatgaaagaataaatgaggaaataaataagatagacCACATTCCAGGGGGAATTAAAATGATATGAATAAAAGGTAAGTAATATAAATCAAACAATGAAAAATGAAtattgaagcaaaaaaaaagccaaatttaaaaagcaaattgaaCTGGTTTATTGGTCCAAATGTCGCCAATAGCACCTTCCATTCATTCTCTTAATGGAGCTTGTGTCCTAGCAAGCAAATGGGGAAGACAATCACACcgccatctctctctgtctctttcctgtGATAAGACCCAAAACTCCTCCagacattaattaaaaataaaattaggcataTTGAATAATTGAAATGTTAGAAAGCTCTCCAGACAAGGTATGTCATGTCAACTGATTGTACAGATCTGATGCTTCATTCCAGGCAGTTTCGGACTAAAAATAGTCTGTTAAAATACTGGCTTGTGAGTCTAATCAGTAGGCACATTTTTCTCCATTAGTAATGTCCATGTATTTAATTGCAGAGAATGGCCAGgactcttatttttttccaatcagTGACCATGGGTCGGAAGTCTTCATAGTCCAGGATCTCCATGGAGGGTCTCATGTCAATCTACCTCAATGCAAATATTTAAGCAAATTTCTAGGTATGTATAATAGGCAGAGAGAAAGTGATGAAAAGTggggtatatttttattttcctcgttttctctttcttgttatCATTAAAATGAGTGAAATTGAGCTCTATAACATATTCACAAGTGCGtatttactttttcaaaactGTGGACTAGACTGTGTCCTTTCTCTGTGCTACTCTCGCCCAGGATCACTAATATTGCAGCAATTTTCACTTACTTTTGTTAATAATTCCACATATCCACAAGTTGCTCAGAGAGACTTAAACATTCTATCCCCAGGACCGTGATTTAAAGCAAGAAGTAGGTCTTCAGTCCCTGTTGTGAAATTAGTAAAAGAATACATTATAAAATTCTGTTGATTTGGTATGCAAAAATTACATTGGAGCCAATgcagaatctgtgttttaaaagtttcttccccttcctgtgtccgtgggttctcattgttcaattcccacctatgagtgagaacatgcggtgtttggttttttgtccttgcgatagtttgctgagaatgatggtttccagcttcatccatgtccctagaaaggacgagttaatgggtgcagcacaccaacatggcacatgtacacatatgtaactaacctgcacgttgtgcacatgtaccctaaaacttcaagtataataaaaaaaaagttacttcatCTTCCTATTATTtacaatacaaaaatcaacctatactataaaatataaaggaagaaaaactttaaaaaaataaggctcATCTCTATTTTGTAAATGAAAGTCAGAGAgataatttaatatttgaaaattaacattatgggaaaatcatgaaaataagttacctaaaatataatactaaggaatttccatttttataattttacataagtTGCATTATTTTTGGTTTGTATTCTAAGGACATTATCTTTACAAATGGGAATACTTCATTCCTATTATgctcatttgcttttctttcttaaataataaaataaaaactaaagaattgcaagaattttaaatgttcaagTATCAGAAGTTCATGTAATCCTGTGATCCAAAATTTCCACTTTTAGAAatttactgtaaaaaaaaatgtatattaaagtaCAAGAATAGACACATAGAATGATATTCAatgaagcattatttataattaaaaaataaaaatgtctgtcTCTGAATTGATGGTATGTCTGTAATACAGCATTCCAAGGAATTAGATACTGCAACATGTACTTATATGGAATGATCTCCAAGGAATCATGTTAAGTTaaaagcaaagagttggaaccaacccaaatgtccaacaacgatagactggattaagaaaatgtggcacacatacaccatggaatactatgcagccataaaaaatgatgagttcatgtcctttgtagggacatggatgaaactggaaaacatcattctcagtaaactatcgcaaggacaaaaaacgaaacaccgcatgttctcactcataggtgggaattgaacagtgagaactcatggacaccggaaggggaacatcacactctggggagtgttgtggggtgggggggggggagggacagcattaggagatatacctaatgctaaatgacgagttaatgggtgcagcaaaacagcatggcacatggatacatatgtaacaaacctgcacattgtgcacatgtaccctaaaacctaaagtataataataaaaataaaataaaataaaataaaaatgactacagAACAACAATATGCAGAAtgtaatctgatttttttctctttacatacAACTAATAAAGCAAATGAACAGAAACACTATATTTTTAGGTGTGGTTATAGCTGGGTGTCAGAGTGGCATTAAGCAGAGGTATTGCTAATGAGAAATCCTAATTCATTCCATAAATGTCTGAAAAGTTAAAATTCTCTACAAAACCTTTAAGCATGTATTCtaggtttaattttaaaacaaaattcaaagtaAGTAATAACCAAGAGAAGGTTAAGCCTGATTATTCTGAATGACCATTAAGTTGATTTTATTAACCCATAGAACTTGTAAAttggaagtttttaatttttcttcttttctacagCACCATAAACTTAGCTGATGGTCTTAATTTTGTGTATATTCATGTCTTATACACTAATTTTGCCATAATTAACAAGAGTTTGTTGTTCATAGAACTCTGGTtcctatagaaagaaaaaaatctctttcatTGGTAAGTCTGTCCTTAAAGGCCAATCAAGTAGGAACAAGTAGGGTCCACTGTCTGCTGGTTCCATGCAGAGCTGAGAATTAATTCAGTTTCTTCTgaggctgctgataaaatcaatttttctttatccaagTTTTACCACTTAAAAACAGATCCACAAACATTACCACATTTATGGTATTGAATTAGATTGAAGAAAGCTGGTCTTTCAATGAAACCACCATACACAACTACCAAGTTCGGAAATCAGTAAAAAAGATTAAACTTCAGGTGTCtatacataaatgtgtgtgtatatcacacatgttatagatttttatatctatatccACATAAAATGTttctatgtataaataaatatttaagtacaGATTATACATAAACATGTGTATATTATAAAGATTGGTATAGAAATaggtataaaacaatataacattcactcctaaaataaaaaaaaaaacccaaagttaCTATTGACCCCTGAGACATATGTGGTCCCGGATAAATATCttctaccatgttttctttatatccttatccaatgtaaatatacaatccttcctctatatttttattttgaggacACAGATTGATTTAATTAAAATTGTAATTGCTTGTTTAGAGTCAAAGCCTATCTATTCacagaaaaatgtaattttcccGGATACATAAAGAAAGGCTTGATGTGTTATTGGTATTATCACAATGAATTACGGTGTACAAAATTAGGTAACCAGAATTAAAAGTCATCAATTATGAATATATAGTATCATTTTGCTTTCTTAAGTCTCATGATGAAATTTAAAGTATGTAATtaccatattttataaaaatatttttataattgtttcatTACACTGAAGAAAAATTTTACGCTTTGCACTCTTAAGAATGATAATTGACAATATATAGCAATTTCATGACATAAACCAGAATTGTAATTTCAAAATTCCAATTATTTAAAATTCCCCctcatatttttatctttaatatatttaatataaatttatttttaaatgattaatttgtCTTGGGATGATATGAACTGCTCTACCACCATCTAGGGTTATAGAGTCACATTATTAAGCCTTATCTGCTATAAGTCCCAATATGTCTTTCTTGAGGCCAACAATCATGTTCcaaaataaattatccaaaaatatttgtttttacttaatgGAAAGTGATGGAGGTGAAGGGAGGTAACTAGCTTACAAACACCTGCCAAAGAGATGTTCTGATTCAGAAAAGTCTGTTTCTTTTAGCACTATGGCACTGCAGTTAAAGCACATCTTACATAGTGCCACCAACGTCTGTCTACCCTGCAGTCACCACCTTTGTTGGTCCAGGTACCTGTAAACCAAAGGGTCCCCAAAACCTCAGTCTCAAATATTATTGTTCTTTTTGTCCATATTCTCCTTGCTcggtaatttttttctaaaaccatAACACAATTCCCAGGTAGCCAAGTTCCATCCAGCTATGGGAGCTAGACCCACCTGTAGCTCCATTGAAGCCCCATATTACATATTAAGTTAGAGCTATAGCACTTTTTCTTCCTTAAGATCTTTGTTTAGTGGACATCTTCTCCTCTTGGCTAATTAGCTTAGGTAGAACCCCTCCAATCCACTCTGGTACACTTTAGCAGGTGTTCCTATTCAGATGTATGAGTAGCAGACACTAGAGTCTCCCTTCCTCCTGTGTCTGAGGATCACTTTTACAAGTACTTGCAAACTCTTCCCAGAGAGCAGAGGTAAATTTACACTAAAAGATCCTATGTAAATTGCAATTTGGttatgagaaacaaagaaaccatATTTAAAATCTATAAGAGATTGATTGATTGGCTGTGTAATTGGAAGTACAATAAAATGAACATTAGTGTTTCATGCCTTAACAAGTTAACTATATCAACTGCTTTCACATCATGGTCTAGGGACTCCTAGTAGTCATGAGGCCTTTTCTAGGGTCCATATAGTCAAGCATAGTTTTGTAGTA
Proteins encoded in this window:
- the KCNC2 gene encoding potassium voltage-gated channel subfamily C member 2 isoform X7, translating into MGKIENNERVILNVGGTRHETYRSTLKTLPGTRLALLASSEPPGDCLTTAGDKLQPSPPPLSPPPRAPPLSPGPGGCFEGGAGNCSSRGGRASDHPGGGREFFFDRHPGVFAYVLNYYRTGKLHCPADVCGPLFEEELAFWGIDETDVEPCCWMTYRQHRDAEEALDIFETPDLIGGDPGDDEDLAAKRLGIEDAAGLGGPDGKSGRWRRLQPRMWALFEDPYSSRAARFIAFASLFFILVSITTFCLETHEAFNIVKNKTEPVINGTSVVLQYEIETDPALTYVEGVCVVWFTFEFLVRIVFSPNKLEFIKNLLNIIDFVAILPFYLEVGLSGLSSKAAKDVLGFLRVVRFVRILRIFKLTRHFVGLRVLGHTLRASTNEFLLLIIFLALGVLIFATMIYYAERVGAQPNDPSASEHTQFKNIPIGFWWAVVTMTTLGYGDMYPQTWSGMLVGALCALAGVLTIAMPVPVIVNNFGMYYSLAMAKQKLPRKRKKHIPPAPQASSPSFCKTELNMACNSTQSDTCLGKDNRLLEHNRSVLYRIYHGLLTAEKGTVEFSHTKDYTGNRLLLLNVP
- the KCNC2 gene encoding potassium voltage-gated channel subfamily C member 2 isoform X5 — its product is MGKIENNERVILNVGGTRHETYRSTLKTLPGTRLALLASSEPPGDCLTTAGDKLQPSPPPLSPPPRAPPLSPGPGGCFEGGAGNCSSRGGRASDHPGGGREFFFDRHPGVFAYVLNYYRTGKLHCPADVCGPLFEEELAFWGIDETDVEPCCWMTYRQHRDAEEALDIFETPDLIGGDPGDDEDLAAKRLGIEDAAGLGGPDGKSGRWRRLQPRMWALFEDPYSSRAARFIAFASLFFILVSITTFCLETHEAFNIVKNKTEPVINGTSVVLQYEIETDPALTYVEGVCVVWFTFEFLVRIVFSPNKLEFIKNLLNIIDFVAILPFYLEVGLSGLSSKAAKDVLGFLRVVRFVRILRIFKLTRHFVGLRVLGHTLRASTNEFLLLIIFLALGVLIFATMIYYAERVGAQPNDPSASEHTQFKNIPIGFWWAVVTMTTLGYGDMYPQTWSGMLVGALCALAGVLTIAMPVPVIVNNFGMYYSLAMAKQKLPRKRKKHIPPAPQASSPSFCKTELNMACNSTQSDTCLGKDNRLLEHNRSVLPLPHGAMHLNLIHKKQLFKKNGCLHFKGLNSKQCYQVTTVQEVSHHYHPQKGSPSDALVPETKTEEGKHVSY
- the KCNC2 gene encoding potassium voltage-gated channel subfamily C member 2 isoform X4, whose amino-acid sequence is MGKIENNERVILNVGGTRHETYRSTLKTLPGTRLALLASSEPPGDCLTTAGDKLQPSPPPLSPPPRAPPLSPGPGGCFEGGAGNCSSRGGRASDHPGGGREFFFDRHPGVFAYVLNYYRTGKLHCPADVCGPLFEEELAFWGIDETDVEPCCWMTYRQHRDAEEALDIFETPDLIGGDPGDDEDLAAKRLGIEDAAGLGGPDGKSGRWRRLQPRMWALFEDPYSSRAARFIAFASLFFILVSITTFCLETHEAFNIVKNKTEPVINGTSVVLQYEIETDPALTYVEGVCVVWFTFEFLVRIVFSPNKLEFIKNLLNIIDFVAILPFYLEVGLSGLSSKAAKDVLGFLRVVRFVRILRIFKLTRHFVGLRVLGHTLRASTNEFLLLIIFLALGVLIFATMIYYAERVGAQPNDPSASEHTQFKNIPIGFWWAVVTMTTLGYGDMYPQTWSGMLVGALCALAGVLTIAMPVPVIVNNFGMYYSLAMAKQKLPRKRKKHIPPAPQASSPSFCKTELNMACNSTQSDTCLGKDNRLLEHNRSVLSGDDSTGSEPPLSPPERLPIRRSSTRDKNRRGETCFLLTTGDYTCASDGGIRKDNSKEVVITGYTQAEARSLT
- the KCNC2 gene encoding potassium voltage-gated channel subfamily C member 2 isoform X3, whose translation is MGKIENNERVILNVGGTRHETYRSTLKTLPGTRLALLASSEPPGDCLTTAGDKLQPSPPPLSPPPRAPPLSPGPGGCFEGGAGNCSSRGGRASDHPGGGREFFFDRHPGVFAYVLNYYRTGKLHCPADVCGPLFEEELAFWGIDETDVEPCCWMTYRQHRDAEEALDIFETPDLIGGDPGDDEDLAAKRLGIEDAAGLGGPDGKSGRWRRLQPRMWALFEDPYSSRAARFIAFASLFFILVSITTFCLETHEAFNIVKNKTEPVINGTSVVLQYEIETDPALTYVEGVCVVWFTFEFLVRIVFSPNKLEFIKNLLNIIDFVAILPFYLEVGLSGLSSKAAKDVLGFLRVVRFVRILRIFKLTRHFVGLRVLGHTLRASTNEFLLLIIFLALGVLIFATMIYYAERVGAQPNDPSASEHTQFKNIPIGFWWAVVTMTTLGYGDMYPQTWSGMLVGALCALAGVLTIAMPVPVIVNNFGMYYSLAMAKQKLPRKRKKHIPPAPQASSPSFCKTELNMACNSTQSDTCLGKDNRLLEHNRSVLSGDDSTGSEPPLSPPERLPIRRSSTRDKNRRGETCFLLTTGDYTCASDGGIRKGIRNGHSILHHLDNGTKCHYLRIIF
- the KCNC2 gene encoding potassium voltage-gated channel subfamily C member 2 isoform X8, whose protein sequence is MGKIENNERVILNVGGTRHETYRSTLKTLPGTRLALLASSEPPGDCLTTAGDKLQPSPPPLSPPPRAPPLSPGPGGCFEGGAGNCSSRGGRASDHPGGGREFFFDRHPGVFAYVLNYYRTGKLHCPADVCGPLFEEELAFWGIDETDVEPCCWMTYRQHRDAEEALDIFETPDLIGGDPGDDEDLAAKRLGIEDAAGLGGPDGKSGRWRRLQPRMWALFEDPYSSRAARFIAFASLFFILVSITTFCLETHEAFNIVKNKTEPVINGTSVVLQYEIETDPALTYVEGVCVVWFTFEFLVRIVFSPNKLEFIKNLLNIIDFVAILPFYLEVGLSGLSSKAAKDVLGFLRVVRFVRILRIFKLTRHFVGLRVLGHTLRASTNEFLLLIIFLALGVLIFATMIYYAERVGAQPNDPSASEHTQFKNIPIGFWWAVVTMTTLGYGDMYPQTWSGMLVGALCALAGVLTIAMPVPVIVNNFGMYYSLAMAKQKLPRKRKKHIPPAPQASSPSFCKTELNMACNSTQSDTCLGKDNRLLEHNRSDNSKEVVITGYTQAEARSLT
- the KCNC2 gene encoding potassium voltage-gated channel subfamily C member 2 isoform X6 encodes the protein MGKIENNERVILNVGGTRHETYRSTLKTLPGTRLALLASSEPPGDCLTTAGDKLQPSPPPLSPPPRAPPLSPGPGGCFEGGAGNCSSRGGRASDHPGGGREFFFDRHPGVFAYVLNYYRTGKLHCPADVCGPLFEEELAFWGIDETDVEPCCWMTYRQHRDAEEALDIFETPDLIGGDPGDDEDLAAKRLGIEDAAGLGGPDGKSGRWRRLQPRMWALFEDPYSSRAARFIAFASLFFILVSITTFCLETHEAFNIVKNKTEPVINGTSVVLQYEIETDPALTYVEGVCVVWFTFEFLVRIVFSPNKLEFIKNLLNIIDFVAILPFYLEVGLSGLSSKAAKDVLGFLRVVRFVRILRIFKLTRHFVGLRVLGHTLRASTNEFLLLIIFLALGVLIFATMIYYAERVGAQPNDPSASEHTQFKNIPIGFWWAVVTMTTLGYGDMYPQTWSGMLVGALCALAGVLTIAMPVPVIVNNFGMYYSLAMAKQKLPRKRKKHIPPAPQASSPSFCKTELNMACNSTQSDTCLGKDNRLLEHNRSVLPLPHGAMHLNLIHKKQLFKKNGCLHFKGLNSKQCCTEFIMDY